The Chryseolinea soli nucleotide sequence GACGCCAACAGGCCAAGCGACTTCATCCTTCCACTCTTTGCCAACGGTGCTCCGACGCTCGTCTTTCAAACCGTAAAAGCGTCAAGAGAAGGCAAGCCGGTGGGCCATCTCACGCTCTTCGGCCAATTCATCGCACCCAGCGAACTGGTGATGAAGGGGGACTTTACATTGATAGCGTATTTCTTTTATCCGTATGCCTTGCGATCGCTATTCAACGTGAGCGGTACTGACCTTACGAACGAACATGCAGACCTGAATTTTTTTAAAGCGGCAGCCGATTTTAGCCTGCAGGAAAAACTGTTGAACGCGCCTGCGCTGAAGGACCGTCTGGAAGCGATGACGGCGTTTATCCAAAAGCGGATGGAGTGCAAAACAGCGGACGATAAAAAGATCGTGTTCGCCACCACCGAGATCCTGAAAAACAATGGCCTGCGCCAACTCCCTGACATCCGTCGGGAACTGAACGTTTCGGAAAGAACCTTTCAGCGGCTGTTCGAACTCAACGTGGGCGTTTCACCAAAGATGTACCGTCGCATCTGCCAGTTCGATGCCGCCTTTCAAGCGCTCAACCTGGATCCCCACGCCAAGCTGAGCGACATCGCCTATCAAAACGGTTTTGCAGACCAAAGCCATTTCATTCGCGTTTTCAAGGAATTTACCGGTCTCACCCCAACCCAATACCTCGGCCAGCTTTCACAATATATTCCCTGACTTTTTTTAAGTTTTTCTTGCGGTGACGGGTCTGTTCTATTTCTCCCGATGCGATGGCCCTAACGTTGTATAAATTTTAACCAATCACACATGAGACAACTTATCGTCACCGAATGGATGTCATTAGATGGCGTCTTCGATTCAACCCTGATGAACAAATGGTTCGAACCCTATCATAGCGACAGCCGCGCTGCGTCCATACGCGACACGATCGACAACTGCGAGGTGATGCTTTACGGACGGAATACCTATGAGATGATGTACCCGTATTGGTCATCGTTGAAGAACAATGAAATGGGCGTTGCCGGAAAGTTGAACGCCGTAAAAAAATATGTAGTATCGACCACGTTGACGACGGCGCCCTGGCAACCGTCTACCATTCTCGGGCAAAACGCCCTGAAGGAGATTGCAGCGATCCGGCAGCAGGAGGGAGGACCGATCTTGGTTCAAGGCAGCGCGACACTGGTGAAATCGCTGTTGGAAGCAAAGCTGGTGGATGAATTGAAATTGATGATCCATCCGCACATCCTTGGGTTTGGAAAGCGGCTATTTGAGGGAGCGTTGGATACTGGCTTGGAGCGTGTCGATATTCAAAAACTGGATAAGGGCGTGACGGTTGTCAAATTTAAAATGATTCGATAAGACGCCCTTCCCACCTTTTCGGGTATTTCAAGGAAGTCGTCCCGGGTGCTTTTGGAAGTCGGCGTTGGACTTGGGTGAGCTTTTGGGAATGTGTGCTTGGCCCAATGACAATTTAACACGTAGGGACTTGCGGTTACCGTTTTTTATTCCTTTTCAAGCCCGGCACATACGCGAGTGACAAGCTGGCGAAAGCCGTGGGATCGGCTTTTGCGTTACTCACATAATCGGAGCTTTTGCCGTTAAGCTTAACCATGCGATAAGCCAGCATGCATTCGACGCCCGTTCTGAATCCGAGTAACAGGCCATCTCGAACAGGGTATTCCAGGTTGACCCCCGATTGGAGAAGAATGTTGGAGATTTCATAGTCGCCCTTCAAGATGGATTGGTCGGGTGTTTTGAAGCCGTGGACGGTTGAGAGTTCTGTTCCGACAGAAAACCATCCGGCATGAAGCGGGTGTCTCAGGTAAAGCCGCGAGGGCAGGACGAAGTCAAGCTGCCATTGCTTGGGCAACCGGTGCCAATACGTAAACAGGGGTGTAAAGGGCAGGTTGGCAGTAGGGTCAATTAAAGCAATCAAGCCGGCTGTAATGATCGTTCGCTGGTTGGCTTTGAGGACCAGGGTGGCGGTGAAAAGACCTCGAAGCTTTTCGACGGATTTAAAATTTCTGCTGTTTAGCATCAGGGCCGATGTGAACACCGCCGTTTTGCCAAATAATGAATCTTTATAAACGGTATTGATCGACAACGTCAGGTCATGCGTTTCAACGTCTCGCCGATCTCTAAATTGAGGATAGGTGGGGGAGAGACTTTCTGTATTCCGCAGCGATTCTTTCTGATACACGTGGGTGAATGTTCCGTAAAGAACAAATTTGCGTTTTTTAAAGCTCGGAAAAGTAACGAAAGACCGTGCCCGGAAGGTCTCCGCAATCTCGCCTTTTTCAATTTTCTGCTTCAGAAAATTTGCATTGTAAACCCGATCGCTCACGCGATCGATCTGGATAGAATAGGGTCTGACGGTGGGGTACACCTTATTGATCCGCGCCGCTAAATTCAAGAGAGAATCTTTGACCTGCTGCTTCTCTTGTGCAGGTGTCGTGTATGATGCAAACACGAAGCATACAAAAATGAAACGTCGGGTATTGCTCCATACATCAGGAAGCGATCCGCTTATGGTTAACCCAAAAACAATTGGGAGTATCTTCAAATCGGCACTCCCGGGCGCGGCCTTCGATACGCCTGTTACTACATGGAATTTATTCATAGACAAACAATAGGATGGAGGCTAGTGGTGGAGTGAATGAAAAAGTTCGAATACGCGGTTGATAGAATGCTGAACCTGGGCAAGATCCGACGTCACTTCATTTTTGAATACGACAATTCCTTGGAGGTGAATATCACGATCGAAATGCCATGGACGCGCCACCCGGGCAAGATTAAAATCAGAGGGCTTGATGATGCTATCGAATTGAAGCTTGTTATGTTTGGGCATTCCCTCGCCATCGATCAAAGTACCGAGATCGGTTACTTCGAAGACCACCAATTTGGACGTGCCGTACAGCGATAATTTGCCATAGAGGAGATATTCATTCGCGGTTAGTCTTTCCCATTCCGTACTTTGAAAGGTGATAATGCGATGTTGAGCTGCGTTCAGACATGACGGCCCCATCAATCTACGCGTGAGGCGCATGGTCTTCGCCGATACGCTGTCGGCATATAAAACCATTTTCAACATGGATGTGCCGAGATCCGCTTCCTTCCAAACCATCATCGCGTCAAAGTCTGCAAACGAGCCTCGCAAAGCTTTGCCTCCCGGTAGGGCAACGGTGAAGAATATGTTGGAGTCCCGGCTATCGGAAACTCTAAACTGAGGATGTTTACATCGAATCATACGGCAGTGGATTGTTTATGCTTCCGTATTTCTATACGATGGCGGGATGAACATCTTTGCGTGTAGCTTTCTCCTTCCATCCTTCGATGATCAGGTACATGGCCGGCACGACAAAGAGCGTGAGCATCATCGAGCTGGTCAGTCCACCGATAATGACCCAAGCCATTCCGTTCTTTATCTCGGAACCGGCCCCCGAGGAAAGCGCAATGGGCAGCATCCCTAAGATCATCGCTAAGGTGGTCATCAGGATGGGGCGAAGCCTTTCTTTGCCAGCCTCTACCAGCGCGTCTTTTACACGGTGCCCCTCACGCTTCAATTGATTGGTAAAGTCAACAATGAGAATAGCATTCTTGGAAACAAGCCCCAATAACATGATCATCCCGATAATCGAGAATATATTCAGTGTCTCCATCGCCAAGGCTAACGCCAGGAGTGCACCAATCAAAGCGACGGGAATCGAGAAAAGGACAACAAAAGGATATATCATGCTTTCATAGAGTGCGACCATGATCAGGTACACCAATACAATGGCCGTCAGGAGGGCCAGCCCCAGGCTGCCAAACGCATCGCCCTGGTTTTTGACATCGCCTAAATATTCAATGGTGATACCAGGCGGGACCTCTACATGCTTTACTTTTTCTTTGATGTCGGAAGCCACTGTTCCCGTGGGGCGCCCGACCACATTGGACTGCACGGTGATGGCATTTAGCCGGTCACTGCGCTGCAAGACACTCTCGCTTTGTCCGCTACCGACCTCCGCAAACTGATTGAGAAGGAAGGTCTCGCCGTTGTTGTTTGTGAACGGCAGATTTCTAACATTCTCAATACTTGACCGGTTATATTGGTCAAGGCCGATAAGAATATCATATTCATTCCCGGCTTCTTTGAATTTGCTTTTGTTATCGCCGTTAAAGGCCTTCTGCAATGCGCTGCCGACCTGACTTGCATTGAGCCCAAGCAACGTCATTTTCTCACGGTCCAGTTTTACATATACCTGTTCCTTGAGGTTCTTTACGGAGAGCTGTACGAATTGCGTTCCAGGGACTGTTCCAACGATATCGCGATACTGTTCCGCCACCTTTCTGACCTGCGCAAGGTCGACACCCTTAACAGCGATCTGAATGGGAGCGGAATTGCTATTGCCTGCGATAGAGATCGGTGACGCGGTAACTTTAATCCCCGGTATGGATCCATTCAAGGTCTGTTGGATGAGCACGCCGAAGTCTTCGGATGAAATATTTCTTTCTTGTGCCTCCTTCAACGTAACGCTAAGTTCCGACACGTTGGCGTTGCTAGTCGCACCGGAGACACTGCCACCCACAAAGCCAATGCTGGAGAATACTTTCACGACTTCTGGCCGCTGCAGAATGAGTTGTTCAGCCTGTTGCGTCACCATGTTGGTTTGATAAATGGAAGCGGTGGGAGCAAGCTCCAGGGTGATCAGCACTTCACCGCGGTCGCCGGAAGGAATAAACGAAGCGCCAATAAAGCCTTTTGCCACCAGCATCAGGGAACCGATGATCAGCATCATGACTCCCGACAAGAGATAGCGTTTCTTTTGCAAGGCAGCGATCAACAGATTTGCGTACAAATCTTTCAAGGCATCGATCATCCGTTCAAATCCAAGGTTTAGCCTTCCCCATAAAGTTTTGGGATTCAATACAGCGACCGCTCCGAACCTGCTGGCGAGCATGGGCGTGATGGTAAAAGATACAAACAAACTCATGATGGTCGAGAAGACAACGACCAGTGAAAACTCCCGGAGAATGGACCCGATGATCCCCCCCGACATCGCCAACGGCAAAAACACCACGACGTCTACGAGCGTGATGGCCATGGCGGTAAAACCTATTTCGCTACGGCCGTCCAATGCCGCTTTCACACGATCTGCGCCCATCTCCAAGTGACGGTAAATATTTTCCAGGACCACGATGGAGTCGTCTACCAGGATCCCGACGACCAGGGACATGCCCATCAGTGACATCAGGTTGAGCGAGAAGCCCATCAAATACATGGCGATGAACGTGGGTATGATAGAGGCAGGTAATGCCACCAATACGAACAGAGAGCTTCGCACACTGTGCAGAAAACCCAGCATAACGATCGCCACGATGAGCACGGCCAGCCCGAGGTCCTCGATCACCAGGTCGGCCGAGCGAAGCGTGTAAACGGATTGGTCCGCGGATATGGTAAACGTTAGTTTTTCTTTTTCATACTCCTTTTCCAGTTGAGCGAAGACCTTCCTGACGCCTTTGCTAACGTTCACCGCATTGGCATCGGATTGCTTAATGATTTGAACACCGATGGAGGGCAGCCCGTTTACATGATTGATCGCCGTGGTCTTGGCCGTGGCGTCTATGACCTCCGCCACATCTTTTATATAGATACTTCCTGCCCCGGGATGTTGGCGGATGATAAGGTTACGGATCTGCTCAATGGAAGTAACATTGGCGTCGTACTGAATCGACACCTGTTGATCAACGGTTTCGATCCGTCCTGCCGGGAAAGACTGATTGGCATAATGGACCGCGTCCGTCACCTGGGTGATGCTGATACCATAGGCATTGAGCTTTTCCTGGTTAACATTGACCTGTATCTGACGTTCATCGCCACCAATGACGTTGACTTGTCCGACGCCGGTAACGTTTTGCAAGACCGGGCGGAGCTGCTTGTCAACCAGGTCATACAAATTCTTCGAGGCCAGTTGTGAGGTGATCCCTGCGCGAATGACCGGTGTCTCTTCCAGGTTCACTTTGCTGACGATCGGTCGATCGATGTCTTCCGGAAGCGTATTCAATACCTGATCGGCCTTGCGCTGCACGTTTCGCTCAGCTTCGTCAAGATCGGTTCCGCTTTTCAATTGAATGGCGATCTGTGACAGTCCTTCCTGTGAGGTGGAGCTAATTTTGTCGAGGCCTTCAACCGAAGCAAAGACATCTTCCAGTTTTCGGGTCACGGAGGTTTCGACTTCTGCGGCGGATGCACCCGGATAGACGGTGCTGACAGATACGGTGAGGACTTCCATCTTCGGAAGCAGGTTATAGTTTAACCTAAAGTAACATTGTACTCCAAATAGAATAAGGACTGTAAAGATGACAAGGACCAATAAAGGTCTCTTAACGGCAATCTCTGTTATTGACATGATCTGGCGCTTTAGTTGGAAACACGAACAACACTACCTTCCTTTAAATTGATCTGACCGGAAGTCACCACGACCTCTTCGGCGCGTAGCCCACGGGTGACTTGAATGTTTTCTCCAAGCGCTTTCCCCGTTTGAATAGGCCGCTGATGAACGACACTGTCGGAGACCACATATACCGATGCATTCTGGATGCTCTCCAGCAGCGCCTCGCGTGGAATGACCAACACTTTTTCGGTGGTGTTTTTGGAGAAGTCGACATAAACAAATGTTCCCGATCGCAGGAGTGAAGTCTCCGTATTGTTCATCATGACTTCCACCCGGTAGCTGTGCGTTTCATCCGCTTGAGGACTGATGAAGCTAACGCTGCCGGAAAAACTTTTGTCGGGGTATACATCGGTTTTAATCTTCACCGACTGTCCCTGCTGGATCTGGTATACTTCGCTTTCGGTCAGGTTAACCGCTACTTTTGCTTTGGAGAGGCTGATGATCGTGGCAATCTCGCTTCCTGCATTTGCATACATGCCCGACTCTACCGGCTTAGCGGAAATAATACCGCTGATCGGCGCTTTAATGGCCGCGTCACTGATATTCTTTTTGACTTGACTTACCTGGTTGAGGGCATCCTGGTAGTTTTTGCTGATCTCGTTTACCTTCTCCTGGGTAGCGGCTTTCCCTTGCAGCAATTCGGTGTATACTTGCAAGTCATGTTGTAATTTGCTGGCGTTCGTCTCAGCTTTCTGTAAGTCAAGTTGCAAGGCTTGCATGTCCATCACCGCCAATACCTGGCCTTCGGTTACGTGACTACCCAGATCAAAGCGAATTTGACGAATCATTCCACCGCTCAGCGCCAGCGCCTTCACTTCCTTGAACGGCGCAATGCTGCCCGTCTTGATCATATTGATTTCATGCAACTGTTCACTGGCGACAGCAATTTTTACGGGAATCCGGAGCTTGCTCTGCAGAGCCGGTGTGTTTTTTTCATCGAGCACTTTTTTGTTTGCCCAAAGATTGTAGCCAATCAGCAACACGATAAGGAAGCCGATTATGCTGATGATATGCATACTCTTCATAAAATTTAGTTTGATAGCGTCTGGTAAAAGTCTTTTAGTGTCCCCTGGGCTTTTTCAAGGTCAACCTTCGCCAGGAAAAAATTGTATAAGGAATTGAGATAGTTGCTTTGTGAGTCCCTCAGCGTGTTTTGTGCGGTCAGCCACTCGGTGAGGTCGGTAGTACCTTTCTGATATTGGAGATGAATGGCATTGAACGTTGATTGCGCCAGTTCGATATTCTCTGTGTAAAGGCGTAGGTTCGACTGCTCCTGTTTGAATTTGGACCTGGTATTTTCAAGCTCAACCTGGTATCTGCTTTCTTCCAGCTTAAAATTCTCGATGGAATTCCGCCACTTGTATTTGGCTTGCGTGATTTGTGCCTGTCTTTTAAAGTCAACAATCGGGATGGTTAGCTTAAGCCCAATGCTGGAATAAGAACTCATGGAGGACCATGCCTGGTTCACTTCATTTCCAAAGCCAACGTTGCCGTAACGGGCATACGCAGAAAGTTTGGGATAGATGATGTTCTTGAGCCTGCGTTCATCGATCTCCGTAAGCTTGGCATTAACCTGTAATAATTTATAGTCTGTGCGGTTGCTCACCGAAGCTTGTTGTAGTGAGTCCGTGGTGGGTATATAGAAGTCCAGTGTCTCGTTCGTTATGGGTTTTACGGTCAGTTGCTCCAGGATGGGAAAACCCATTTCAAACTTTAACTGGTTCTCGGATAATGTGAGATTTGTTTCGGCTACACGTATTTGCGTGAGCGAAGTGTTGTAGTTGACTTTTATTTTTTCAAGATCTTTTAACAGCGTTACGCCTTTATTGACTTGTTGTTCCGTTACCTGCATTTGACCCCGGTAAGTTTCGTTTGTGGAATGCAGCAACTCGAGTTGTTCGCGATACACAGCAATCTGGAAATAAGCATTACAGATATTGTAGATCAAAGTCTCCTCATTCTTGGCGACGTTGAGCTCCGCCTGAAGTTTGCTATAGCGGTTGGCCTGGAGACCGGTGATGAGCGATTTGTCGAAGATCGTTTGGTCCAGCTGTGCCATCGGGTTAACCTGGTACTGCTTGGTAAACGCAACCCGGACATCCTCCGGACCAAAGACACCGGCCGGTATAACGGTTTGTTGCACTTTTAGATTGTCGTCTAATGTGCCGGTTAGGGTCACGGTCGGCAGGTACGCAGCCAAGGCTTCTCTCGCCTTGGCATCGGCAAGCTTCTTTTCATTGGCGTATACTTGGTTGCTGTGGTTGTTTTTTAACCCATAGTCTATGCAGGACTTTAGCGTCCAAACATCCTGCGCAAACAATGCGGTTGGCAGTATTAACAGCAAGCTTAAAAAAGTACTTCTATTCATTCGTCTTCGTTTTTTCCTTTTGGGGAACAGCATTTTTACTTGTGCTGATTAGAACCTGAAGCAAAAGACGTGATTATGGTTCTGCGGGATTTTGTTATTATACCAAAGCCCCTCCCTTTTATACCAAATCCCCCAGGCGCCTGCGTGTATGTGATCTGAAAGCTCTAACTAGCATCGGGAACCAACGTTTGCGGGAATCGGGTCCGGCGGATATGCGTATCTTTGAATCAGAAAATCTCCAGAACTATGACGGACGATCGTGAAAATCTAAAGACCGGGAAGCTGATCAATTTTGTCGTCGAAGACCGGCACAGACTATTGCGGCATGTCATCTTTCTGCTGGGTTTATTCGCACTTTTGTATACCGCTAACTTCTCCACGAGCTATCCGGGTCAGTATAGATACTATATCTTATTCTCGGTGTACATCGTTTTTATTTCGATGTTCTATATCAATATGTATGTGCTCGTTCCCTATTTTTTCTTTAAGGACAGGTATGTACTATACTTGATACTTTTAATCATCGTGGTCACGCTGGGGTTGTCCGCTGTGGGCTATATTCTCAACATCCTCCTGGGTGATTATCGTATTCTCGAAGGGCGCCCGGAGGATAGGCGAGGTTTCTATGAAGGCGCCATTGAATCGGTTTGCGTTATATTGGTGACGACAACACTAAAGCTTTTGCAGCGGTGGGCAAAAGACAATGAACGGATTGCCGAGCTGAAAAACCTCACCTTGCGCATGGAGTTAAATGAATTGAGGAGCCAGATCAGTCCACACTTTCTCTTCAATATGCTCAACAACATAAAGGCCCTGGTCAGAACCAATCCGGAAATGGCCACTACGGTTATTATAAAACTGTCTGAATTTTTAAGATTTCAGCTCTATGAGAATAGCGAAGAGAAGACGTTGCTGACTTCGGAAATAAATTTTTTGTCGAACTTCGTCAACCTGGAAAAAATAAGAAGGGACAACCTCTTTGTCACCATACAAAATAAGATGGATCAGCAGACCGCGCGCAATATTTTTGTGCCGCCGAATTTGTTCATCATGTTTGTCGAGAATGCTGTAAAGCACAGCGTCGACTTAACGGACAAAGACGCACACATCGACATACAGTTCGAAGCGACCCACAACAAACTTCATTTTAGCTGTACCAATTCGGTAAACCCCGCCTATCCTGTTTCCGACAAGAAGAATGGCGGATTAGGTCTGGTCAATATCAAAAGAAGATTGGAATTGCTTTACCAGGATAAGTACAGTTTGGAGATCACTGCGACAGATAAAGTATATACTGTAAATCTAACGATTCCCCTATGACCTGTATAATTGTCGATGATGAGCCCTTGGCCAGAGAGGAGATGCACGCGCTGATCAAAGAGGTGTCGCAGCTTGACGTCCTTGGAAAATTTTCAAATGCGCTCGCTGCACTGGACTTTCTCAAGACAACGGACGTTGACCTTATTTTCCTCGACATTGAAATGCCGATGGTCTCCGGCTTGGAATTTGCCGAACGCATTCCGAAACAAACGCTCGTCATTTTCACAACGGCCTACCCCCAATACGCCTTAAAAAGCTACGAGCTCGATGCCATCGACTACTTGCTGAAGCCTATTGAAAAGGAAAGGGTTGAGAAAGCGATAAACAAGGCCCTGGTTTACAGGAAACTGTTATCGGATGATAGCGAAAAAAGTACGGTCGAATCAAATACAGAATCATTTTTGCTCATTAAGGCTGAGCGGAGATACTACAAGGTTAATTTCAGTGAGATCAAGTTTATCGAGGGCCTCAAAGACTACGTGGTCATTTATACGAAAAACCAAAAGCTGTTCACAGCGATGAATTTAAAGACGATTCATCAAAAATTGCCGCCAACCCTCTTCTTGCGCGTGAGCAAATCCTATGTGGTGAATAAAGATCACATCGAGTCGTTCGACAATCACACTTTGTTCATCGGCGATTCCGAGATTCCCGTCGGGGAGGTGTATCGAAAAGATTTTTTTGAAAAGTATGTGGGTAATTCGCTTAATGATTCATCGAATTTTTGATAAGTGCGATAGTGGGAAGGAGAGTTGAGCGTTGGCCGCAAGGCGGATTTGATTGGGCAAGTATCTGTGTAGAGCGGCTCTTGGCACAATATTCCCCGCGAACAAGGGAGTATTCATCCCGTGCGTTATTTGAATGACCAAATTGTTGAAGTTACCTGGATCAGCATATCAGTGTTGATGATCTTCGAGGTGGCCATAGCGCGTGGCACACTTACCTTAATAGGAGCGTTGCCATAGAAATCGTGGAGAAACACCAGCGAGCCCAGGATGGCGGTTACGACACCCGCTATGGCGAGGAGAGAACGGACTCTTGATCTGTTTCCTGTTTTGATGGTGTTGTGAGACGTTTTCATTTTGGCTTGTGATTATGATGTAAATAACGGCCTGGAAATGGGCTTTGGCTATGGGAAAAAGGCCGTTTCAGGGCTTGGGTAGGTGAATGCCGGAAAACGGGCGGTGAATTCTGGAAGCGGGCCAGGCTAAGCGGGCGTGGAAACGCTCGACGATGCCTGAACTTGGCGTGATTGCCACCGCCGGTGCTTCAAATGGAAATACGCCATCGATCCGCCGATCAGCAGACTGCCTGCCGCCGAAACGGCATAT carries:
- a CDS encoding LytR/AlgR family response regulator transcription factor, encoding MTCIIVDDEPLAREEMHALIKEVSQLDVLGKFSNALAALDFLKTTDVDLIFLDIEMPMVSGLEFAERIPKQTLVIFTTAYPQYALKSYELDAIDYLLKPIEKERVEKAINKALVYRKLLSDDSEKSTVESNTESFLLIKAERRYYKVNFSEIKFIEGLKDYVVIYTKNQKLFTAMNLKTIHQKLPPTLFLRVSKSYVVNKDHIESFDNHTLFIGDSEIPVGEVYRKDFFEKYVGNSLNDSSNF
- a CDS encoding YceI family protein, which gives rise to MIRCKHPQFRVSDSRDSNIFFTVALPGGKALRGSFADFDAMMVWKEADLGTSMLKMVLYADSVSAKTMRLTRRLMGPSCLNAAQHRIITFQSTEWERLTANEYLLYGKLSLYGTSKLVVFEVTDLGTLIDGEGMPKHNKLQFDSIIKPSDFNLARVARPWHFDRDIHLQGIVVFKNEVTSDLAQVQHSINRVFELFHSLHH
- a CDS encoding sensor histidine kinase; amino-acid sequence: MTDDRENLKTGKLINFVVEDRHRLLRHVIFLLGLFALLYTANFSTSYPGQYRYYILFSVYIVFISMFYINMYVLVPYFFFKDRYVLYLILLIIVVTLGLSAVGYILNILLGDYRILEGRPEDRRGFYEGAIESVCVILVTTTLKLLQRWAKDNERIAELKNLTLRMELNELRSQISPHFLFNMLNNIKALVRTNPEMATTVIIKLSEFLRFQLYENSEEKTLLTSEINFLSNFVNLEKIRRDNLFVTIQNKMDQQTARNIFVPPNLFIMFVENAVKHSVDLTDKDAHIDIQFEATHNKLHFSCTNSVNPAYPVSDKKNGGLGLVNIKRRLELLYQDKYSLEITATDKVYTVNLTIPL
- a CDS encoding efflux RND transporter periplasmic adaptor subunit, coding for MKSMHIISIIGFLIVLLIGYNLWANKKVLDEKNTPALQSKLRIPVKIAVASEQLHEINMIKTGSIAPFKEVKALALSGGMIRQIRFDLGSHVTEGQVLAVMDMQALQLDLQKAETNASKLQHDLQVYTELLQGKAATQEKVNEISKNYQDALNQVSQVKKNISDAAIKAPISGIISAKPVESGMYANAGSEIATIISLSKAKVAVNLTESEVYQIQQGQSVKIKTDVYPDKSFSGSVSFISPQADETHSYRVEVMMNNTETSLLRSGTFVYVDFSKNTTEKVLVIPREALLESIQNASVYVVSDSVVHQRPIQTGKALGENIQVTRGLRAEEVVVTSGQINLKEGSVVRVSN
- a CDS encoding TolC family protein is translated as MNRSTFLSLLLILPTALFAQDVWTLKSCIDYGLKNNHSNQVYANEKKLADAKAREALAAYLPTVTLTGTLDDNLKVQQTVIPAGVFGPEDVRVAFTKQYQVNPMAQLDQTIFDKSLITGLQANRYSKLQAELNVAKNEETLIYNICNAYFQIAVYREQLELLHSTNETYRGQMQVTEQQVNKGVTLLKDLEKIKVNYNTSLTQIRVAETNLTLSENQLKFEMGFPILEQLTVKPITNETLDFYIPTTDSLQQASVSNRTDYKLLQVNAKLTEIDERRLKNIIYPKLSAYARYGNVGFGNEVNQAWSSMSSYSSIGLKLTIPIVDFKRQAQITQAKYKWRNSIENFKLEESRYQVELENTRSKFKQEQSNLRLYTENIELAQSTFNAIHLQYQKGTTDLTEWLTAQNTLRDSQSNYLNSLYNFFLAKVDLEKAQGTLKDFYQTLSN
- a CDS encoding efflux RND transporter permease subunit encodes the protein MSITEIAVKRPLLVLVIFTVLILFGVQCYFRLNYNLLPKMEVLTVSVSTVYPGASAAEVETSVTRKLEDVFASVEGLDKISSTSQEGLSQIAIQLKSGTDLDEAERNVQRKADQVLNTLPEDIDRPIVSKVNLEETPVIRAGITSQLASKNLYDLVDKQLRPVLQNVTGVGQVNVIGGDERQIQVNVNQEKLNAYGISITQVTDAVHYANQSFPAGRIETVDQQVSIQYDANVTSIEQIRNLIIRQHPGAGSIYIKDVAEVIDATAKTTAINHVNGLPSIGVQIIKQSDANAVNVSKGVRKVFAQLEKEYEKEKLTFTISADQSVYTLRSADLVIEDLGLAVLIVAIVMLGFLHSVRSSLFVLVALPASIIPTFIAMYLMGFSLNLMSLMGMSLVVGILVDDSIVVLENIYRHLEMGADRVKAALDGRSEIGFTAMAITLVDVVVFLPLAMSGGIIGSILREFSLVVVFSTIMSLFVSFTITPMLASRFGAVAVLNPKTLWGRLNLGFERMIDALKDLYANLLIAALQKKRYLLSGVMMLIIGSLMLVAKGFIGASFIPSGDRGEVLITLELAPTASIYQTNMVTQQAEQLILQRPEVVKVFSSIGFVGGSVSGATSNANVSELSVTLKEAQERNISSEDFGVLIQQTLNGSIPGIKVTASPISIAGNSNSAPIQIAVKGVDLAQVRKVAEQYRDIVGTVPGTQFVQLSVKNLKEQVYVKLDREKMTLLGLNASQVGSALQKAFNGDNKSKFKEAGNEYDILIGLDQYNRSSIENVRNLPFTNNNGETFLLNQFAEVGSGQSESVLQRSDRLNAITVQSNVVGRPTGTVASDIKEKVKHVEVPPGITIEYLGDVKNQGDAFGSLGLALLTAIVLVYLIMVALYESMIYPFVVLFSIPVALIGALLALALAMETLNIFSIIGMIMLLGLVSKNAILIVDFTNQLKREGHRVKDALVEAGKERLRPILMTTLAMILGMLPIALSSGAGSEIKNGMAWVIIGGLTSSMMLTLFVVPAMYLIIEGWKEKATRKDVHPAIV
- a CDS encoding dihydrofolate reductase family protein; this translates as MRQLIVTEWMSLDGVFDSTLMNKWFEPYHSDSRAASIRDTIDNCEVMLYGRNTYEMMYPYWSSLKNNEMGVAGKLNAVKKYVVSTTLTTAPWQPSTILGQNALKEIAAIRQQEGGPILVQGSATLVKSLLEAKLVDELKLMIHPHILGFGKRLFEGALDTGLERVDIQKLDKGVTVVKFKMIR
- a CDS encoding helix-turn-helix domain-containing protein; this encodes MKAQFILPPFAISRCVKNILVIEDANRPSDFILPLFANGAPTLVFQTVKASREGKPVGHLTLFGQFIAPSELVMKGDFTLIAYFFYPYALRSLFNVSGTDLTNEHADLNFFKAAADFSLQEKLLNAPALKDRLEAMTAFIQKRMECKTADDKKIVFATTEILKNNGLRQLPDIRRELNVSERTFQRLFELNVGVSPKMYRRICQFDAAFQALNLDPHAKLSDIAYQNGFADQSHFIRVFKEFTGLTPTQYLGQLSQYIP